The genome window ATCAAATTTGCGCCGCAAATGCAGTAATCAAAATCCGTCCGCGCCCGCATAAATTTAATCCGTTTGCAAACGCGTGAAATTCGGTCTAAATTTAACGAAAGTTGCAAACTTAATTTTCCAAACTTTTCTTATGTTTTTTTATCTTTTTTATAGCCCAGTCGTAGTGCGATGAGGCGCTGCCGGCGACGTAGGAGGCTAGATTTAGCTTACCCGTAAAATCAAAATGCCCGCGAGTAAAAAGCTCCTCGTCGCTAAAATTTGCCGTAAGCGCCATTACTTTTTCGTGGGTTTGCGCTAGCAGCGCTTTAGCCTCGCAAAGCGGCGTATCTTGATGCTTGCGCCAAATTTGCGCGTTCATCTGCGGGTAGGTCTTCCAGTTATAAGGCTCGGGTAAAAACGCAGTCCGCTCGCCGCTTAAGTTTTTTTGGATGAAATTTATCAAAAGCAAGTGCCACTCGTAAAGGTGTGCTAGCACATCGCGGACGCATTTATCTCTATCCTCGAAGTCAAATTTAGCCTCTTGCTGCGCCTCGCTCAAACTCTCAACTAGCGACAAAAGTTTTTTAAAATTTGTCTCTGAAGCGTTTAGCAGGTCTATTTTATTTGTTGGTCGCGGCATGTTTTTTCCTTTAAATTTGCTTTACGTAACTGCGGCAAATTAGCTAAATTTTACGTCTAGTTTTTAAATTTGCCCTTAAAGACGCGGGGGTTGGCGAGTAAATTCGGCTACGTTTTTCGGCGTTAAACTTGCGCTAGCTAAAACGGCGCGCGCTTTGTTAAATTCTTACCCGGCTCACGCTACCGGCGGCGATTATGCATGCCTCGCGCAAAACCGCTTTGCGCGAGAAGCGGTAGCAAAAAATGCGTAAATTTCTTTTTATGCGTTAAAATTTAGCCGAGATTTAAGGCCGAGCTAGAGCTCGCAATCGCCGCATTTATCGCTAGTCGCAATACAAACAAGCCTTAGCGCTTCTCCTCGATTTTTAGGCTTCCTTCATTTATCGCGCCTAAAATTTCTCGCGCAAATTTGTCGTTTGGATAAAAATCTAAGTATTTTTGTAGA of uncultured Campylobacter sp. contains these proteins:
- a CDS encoding ClbS/DfsB family four-helix bundle protein, yielding MPRPTNKIDLLNASETNFKKLLSLVESLSEAQQEAKFDFEDRDKCVRDVLAHLYEWHLLLINFIQKNLSGERTAFLPEPYNWKTYPQMNAQIWRKHQDTPLCEAKALLAQTHEKVMALTANFSDEELFTRGHFDFTGKLNLASYVAGSASSHYDWAIKKIKKHKKSLEN